The sequence cgatgaatttatgagtttgaaattttaaattattattattattggttgaacttaggtattgattattaaattaactcatcatatttgagcttaatgttatgGGTAACCCGTAAAAAACCCGCCCCGTACGGGTATTTATCATACCCACCCCGTCCCAGATCAAACGGGTAATGAGGAGggtgtggatttttttttttgaacgggacggtgactgggatacaagatcccgccccatacccgccccatgaccatccctactAACGGATACACCGAACAAAAGTAATCTTAAATGCACGTACGTTCAACTACTACCCGACTCAAAAAAATCCTACCTATATATTTTCTCAACCAATACAATACTTATGGCCACCTATAAAATAAATTAATATTGGTTGAGAACCCATGTGGGGATCTGGGGCTGATTGCCAGATCGATATTTTCTatccaaacatttttttttatcgtGATATAGAGATTATAAGGAAGAATTAAGAATTGATTATCAAACTTAAACTTTCATGAGCACGGATCAAAAAGACGACCTAGAAGCACCAAATGAAACCCTTATTCATTGTAGTTGCTAaaaatctaacaaccacacccaatgataagatgaagatctactcacAAATAAGAGATGAAGTGCATCAAAATAAACATGGACACAAGagtttttacgtggttcggctatCAAGAAAGCCTACATCCCCGAGTTTCACTATGATCGAAAGTGTTTACAAAATTGGAAGTGTTACATACAAACTCCATTAAAAGGGATTGGAGTTCTTGTTGAGTTCTAGGTTGTGGGAGGATGAAGAAGGATCCCTACAATCATCTCTCTCTTTCCCTTATAAAGGGTATGGATAGACCTCAAGTTACCTTACTACTCTTAGGTCTGATTAGATAGGATAAGAACTAGTGAGAAAGTCTTATTTCCTATACACAGTTGCATCTAAACTAAGTTACTTTCTCCTGGATCTTTTGACACGTGTTCTTTAGATATTTTGCCACTACATTTATGTCCCTTTTCTTGAGGTTTGTTCGGAGAGCAATCCTTAAGAAAATTCTTTCCGATCTTGCGTctccgttgttgttgttgttttgcatTTGATACTTTTGCTTCGGGCCTTGGTTTACTGATTCTCTGTATTATCCAAACTGGTTGCTAGTGGACTATCAACTTGTAGCGACTTAGGCTTTCCGTTGGGCTGCTAGTTGTTGAAACATGGGCTTGTGGTAGCATGTCTTCGGACTAGATGAATCCCACTATTTTctggaaacctattttgaggcataccgTGATTTTTCGAGGCATACTCTTCTTTCAGCCGAATTTATGTTTTTACTTAGATTCGGCTGATAACTTAAGGGTTCGGCTGGTAACTTTCAGTCGAACGTATGCCTCAAAAAATCacggtatgcctcaaaacaggtttcattgTCTGTCCCGATCAATATGTACTTCCCGATCCATACATTTCAATCGCGTTCGTTGTTGTAGTGctttttttcctcttttattGGCTCTGGCTAGGTTCTCCCAAAATCGAAGGCGAACTCAAATTGCACTGAAGTAGATGACCGGCTCGGAGTCGACTGTATCGTTATATAAGAAATAATCTAATACTCTCCTTGGGTGGTTCTTAAACGTGCAACTCTGGTGGTATAGTTCTGACTCGATCGAAGCATCCGTCTGGAGTGAAGGCATCACAAGCTTCATTTGACTGGTACAAGTAGCGTTCTTTTCCGATGTAACTGCTTATGATTTTAATCATGCTGATATCTAGGGTGTTTTGACGGACCCGAGACAACTGAGTATGGATGGTTATTCAAATAAATCAAGCCTCGGTGACAAGTTCTCCTGGTCGTGGTTGCAAAGCTCTCTTAGTTTCTTTTTCCAATGCAAGTCTGGTGGTGTTTGCTTCTGTTGAGGGTCCTTTGTTGGGGCGAGTTGATAACTTCGACTTGATGGTGCATCGGATGGGCGTTGCAGTGAGCTTCGCGGCTTTACATTGTTGCTGAAGGAACTGAGCAGAAGAATACAAACTGCGGCtgcagtatgcatacttgcccctATTCTTATGCGAAGTTTCGAAGCAACTCTTGGTTcaaaggttgttgattgttgTCGTCGCGCTGTGGTATTTCTTGTAACTCCGCTAACGAAGGATCTTACTGGCTGGTCTCCGCTAACAATTGTGAATCACTACATTTGCCCCGAGCTATGTGTCTGCCTTGGTAATCATCGAAGCTTCTTTCAAGATGACTTCCTAGTCTTTTGTGTGAACCACTCCCGAACTAATTAGCCCCGAGAAAATCTGGTCATGCATTCTTCATGTTCGAAGTTGTGATCATGCCTTGGTGGTCAATGCTCGAACTTTGCCTAGTTCAGTTGGCTTCATTTCTTGATGAATCGCAGTTGAAGTTCTCTAGATGAATTGTGGGTACCTGCTGCTCATGGAGAGGAGTGGTAATTGCAAACATTCTCACAAATATTTCAGATTCAAATACGAGATCCTACCATGTCTTGCAAGCTTAAACATTTCAGAGATTATATGATGCCGATGTGAGGATGTTAAAAAACATCCTTAAGTCAGTCACTTAATCCGAGTGTTATCCGAACTTAATAATCTAGCATACTTTCACGAAGATAAATCAATAGAATACATTCAATGCCTGACACGATTTTGAAAAAAGATGTAGTTCTAGTGTCTTATTAAGAGCTTGTTGGGTTCGACTGTTTTGCATAGAGTACATGTTATGCCCCGAGAGATTTATGTTTAACCTTAATAAAAAAGAGATGGTCTTTTATGTGCAGCATTTCTATGAATAAGCTCGTTACTATGCAACTGTAAATATGTGAAGCGAGCGTTCCAGTTCTTGCTAATGTTATTCGGTAAACATGCCAGTAGTATATGCAAATGAAAGTGAGAAGATGTATGCAAGTTATTCAATTTAATCAACATGGCATGTTGTTCTGATTATGCAAATGAATAGCCACTGAAATACACTGTATGACAGTTTCTCGAAATAGGTGATACTTAGCTTTCTTGTGAACCAACTAACGAGTTTAGTGTCCTTGATTTGCTTCAACTGATGAGGGTTTTCTTGTGCCGCTCCTTCAATTCATTTTTCTCGCATCAATATTGTGACCATCCAATTGCTGTTGAAGAGACTGCACAAAGGAATACAATCTGCTCCATCCTAGTGTAAGAATATCTCAGTCATACTTGCCCCTATTCGTTTGTGTAGTCTCGAGACGACAATTGTGCCCCATACTAGCTCTTGTCCTTAGCTTCCACGTCTTTATTCTCACCCGAAGATATGCGTCCAGATCTGTAAACAAAATACTTGAGCTCCTGCAAAGTCGGAGGGCTTGTAACAATTATAGCAAAATATCATCATGTTTGGTACAAACGATATCACATCCGTAATTCGCAATAAAGCATGTGATATGGGTCTGACAGGTGAGCTAATAAGCACACATGCTTGTTTTAACACTATTGGAACGAGTAATCACTTAAGATTTTATAGTGGCTGATGATGAACCGAAATGTGTGTATGACATGTCCCCTTTAGCTAAAACAACTTGCAGCCTTGGAAATAGGAGATACTTAGCTTGTTTTTTCGGTGATAGATTTAGGTTTTGCTGATGATGAAGTCCATAGGTTCCTATTTTCGACCTGGAAAGTCCAAGTAATCGGGCGCATCGTTCTGCTGCATTTTGCAACTGTGTGAAATGGCTAACTGTAAGCTATACTCCTGCATTGCCTCGTGACTGCATTACTCTTGTTTATGACTTTTAGTGATGTCGATACAGCATGTTAAATTGTGGCGTGTGTAACTCTATAAGGCTAAGCATTCAGAAATACTAATTCGAGACTTCAAAAACCACATTTCCACCATCAGTCAATAAATTCCGACACACCAGATAAAATTTCTGAGACGAGAAACGCTTAGCTTTGTGCTTTCATGATAAAAGAACTGATTGCAATGCCCAGAATTGGCATTCACGCTACCCTTGTCGGAGGCGGGAATCATCTTAGGCACGTAGAGCATAAGAGGACCTTCCGGATCACAGTTTCTGATGGCATTGGCATGAAGTTCCTCGTCGGATTTGCCGTGTTTCAACTAGTACCTGGGATTTACAGCTACAGTCAGAGATTATAAAGAATACTAGGCGGCAGTCATCCATCCTGCTTCAATTTTAACAAAGGTTGGCACCATTATGCCTGTTGCGGACGATAACATACTCAATTAAAACAAAATGTATCACCGATACGACATACGAAGGCTTCTTGTCTAAGTGCCATTATCAAGTTAGACATATCCACAAATGCACAGAGAGACAGAAAAATGTACGTGAGAATGGTATCGGGTTCTAGCAATTTTACTAGTCGTAGCATGCCACTAGGTATGCCGGCTCGTAACTATTTAAAACTCGAGACAAATGATCAGTTTGTTAATTCGTTTAAAGTTCTTGGTAGGCTAAGGAACCTAAGTGTGTCGTGGTAAATGTGGTTGTAATCGCAAGGATGTAAAATAACATTATATTTGTATTCATCTGTATTTGTCTCAAATTTCCCAAGAGTTTTTGCAGATGTTACTCAAACTATTAGTAATAAACGATTCGGAGACAAAAGGGAAAGAGTTCTTCCCTTTTATGTGTTGCTTATGAGGTGATGAGCCTTTCTAACCGAAACATGATCAATCCGAGTTGGCTACTATGGAGATATTGTTCGTACTGAGGAACTGTCCACTGCTAGGACCCGAGATGGATTTGAGATGTCCCGATACGGTCTGACACGAGCAGGTACAATTTGGTGTACTGCTTTGTCTCGAGATAACTGACTTTTGTGCATAATCCAACTGGCATATCCTAATGAATTTTGCAGACTTAAGCGACTGGATCGTTCTGTCGTCCACCCTTTGTGCAGATCTCCTTGTTCAGCCTTTCGAACTCCCTGTGAATTCAAATATGTAAGTAGCTGTGATTCCTCATTAGGAAGATTACATATGAAGAGCTGGCCTTATTATCCATGATATGCTTAAGAACCATTCAATCATAGATATATCAGCAGTGGTCTTTTGCCGTAGGGTTATATCACAAAAACAGGCTAAAGAAACTACGACATATTCACGAGTTATGGATAATAGTTTAGTGAATGTAAGTAAACAGGAGCTCCTAGATGATTGAGATCGCGAAGTGACACCTCAGGTTCAAGCAGGTTGCCCTAATCTTCAAAAAATCACTCTTACGCAGCATTTTCAACAACGTGCAAGTGGAAAGGGGTTTACAAGAATTGACTAAAAAATGGTATTTTCTCATGTTGTTTAAACAGAGTTCTATTGAACGTTGCTTACTATAGTTGCTTTAAGGTGACCTAGAATTGGAACAACTAGATGTTAATAAAGCTTTCCTTCATGGTGATTTGGAAGAGCATATTTATATGCAACAACCAAAAGGGTTTGAAGTTCCTGTCAAAGAAGATCATGTATGTTtattgaagaaatctttgtatggtctaAAGCAATCTCCAAGGATGTGGTACAAACGTTTCGATACGTTTATGTCAGCAAATGGAAATGATAGCAGTAAGTATGATAGTTATGTATACCACAGGAAACTCTAAGATGGTTTATTtgtgtgttttctcttgtatgttgatgatatgttgatAGCTTGCAAAGACATGTCAGAGATATAGAAGTTGGAAGTGTTTTCGAATAAGTGAATTTGGATTGAAAGATTTGGGTGCATCAAAGAAGATATTGGGCATGATGTTTCATAGAAACCGAGCTGAAGGCAGTTATATTTGTCCCATAAGGATTATATCGAGAAGGTGTTGGAAAGTTTTTGTAAGAAAGATGTAAAAACAGTAAGTAATCTTTTGGAAGCTCATTTTAAACTCTCTAGAAAGCAATCAACTCATACTGCAGATGAGGAAGAGTACATCTCTCTAGTTCCATATGCAAATGAAGTTGGTAGTATAATGTATGATATGGTTTGTACAAGGCCGGACATCGCACAAGTTGTGAGTGTGGTAAGTAGATTCATGGGAAGTCCCGAGAAGGCTCATTGGAAAGATGTAAAGTGGATTTAGGTATCTGAGCGGCAGTACatatattgttttttctttttgacaaaCATAGTGGTGATTCAGCAAATGTTGTGGGTTATGTTGATTTTAATTATGCAGGTGATATTGATAGAAGAAGGTTATTGGCATGTTACACTTTTACGTAGTGTGGTAGTACTATCAGTTGGAGGTAAATTTTGTAAAGTACGGTTGCATTGTCTACAACTGAGGAAGAGTACACGGCATCCACAAAAGAAATGAAGGAAAGTATATGATTGACGGATTTGGTTGGTGATACGGGGTTCAAACAAGAGAGTATAACTCTGTTCAATGACACTCAAAGTGTCATTCACTTGTCCAAGATGTATCATGAGAGAACGATACACATTAATGGCATGTATCATTTTATCAAGGATGCAGTTGAGGAGGGAAAGAAAGCGATGATAAAGGTTCATACAACGGATAATCATACAGACATGTTAACAAAGACGGTTCCAAGTATCAATTTCAAGCTTTGTTTGGATTTGGTTGGTGTAAAAAAGTGTTGAGATCCCATGTGAAAAACTTTGTttcacaaaaccaaaaaggcATCAGGAGCTTTTATGATAGGTATAAAAAAAAAGTgccttttttttatcttcttaatGGAGAGAGAAACTCAGGCGAAAAGAGTGTGAGGCATCAAAAAGGATCTAGGGTTCTTGAAAGGGGATGGACTCAATAGCTTGTAAATTTTTTTGACCATAGTGAAACCATTTTGTTTCCTTCACAAGTGGATGTAGAGCATATTgaccgaaccactataaatccgaGTATCATGTATGTTTTATTTACTTTGATTTTATTCAATTTCATATatggattgactattcttgatTGAGCCATTTGTTATAATAATAACTTAGCAACACGAAAGACAAAGCGATCCAAATAAATATCGAAGATGGTCATCTAATAAAATTGGACTGATTATCATGTATTTTGATGTTTCTGTTATTTTTGTAAGCGATCATGTGATCACGATTTTCATATGAATAAATCGAAATTGTTGATTgaccaaaattaaaataaaattacgcTGACTTTTACTTATACATCTTTAGATTAAACACGTAAGAAATCCACCAGTAttggataaaaataaaaataaaaataaaataaaactattcACCTAATGTCAGCCGTCAAGAAACTTAAAGACCCGCATAGTGAGATTATATTAGTTCGTAATTGCACCGGTGTGTCgagattatattttgcaatgaGAACTGCCAATAATCCTGCTGCCCTTAAACAAGCCAATGATCTTTTTGATGATCATTTATTTCATTATTTAAGACTTTTGTTCAAAAGAGATGGGGCTGGTTTTTGACTCTTGCAACCGACATTAGCTACTTTTCCTATCAAGGAAGGTGGCTTAGGCATTTACACTATGACAaactattaggaaataatataggaaagACTATATTTAGAAGAGTTgtgtgagttatattaggaatagaatatcttgagaaccaagtcttgtgcCTTGAAGATGGTGAAACAGGGACCGAAAATAGGTGAAACAGTGACCGATTGTTTAGTTCAATTTCCTAGAGTTgtgtgagttatattaggaatagaATATCTCCCATATTGTTTCTTCAATTTCCTAGAATTTCATTTTGAACCCTTTGAAAATCAACAATGAGCAATACCAGTACTTATTTTGATGGGAATGGCGATTGTTTAGTTCTGTGTGACATACTAAGTAGACTTCCTGTGAAATCTCTAATGAGATTCAAGTGTGTGAGTAAACGTTGGGAATGGATGATCGCCAAAGATCCTTACTTCATTAATATACAACTTACAACATCGGAAAAACGTGGTTCTAATGAGAATAGCTAtcacaccaacaccaccaccttaTTAATCTATCCCATTTGGCCTCCAACTTCTAACCTAAAAATCCAGAGGGTTTTGTTCTCCAAAGAGGACTTATCTTTTGACGATTCTCAAGGTGAATCATGAAACCACCGTCATCGCTTCATTATCATGTCcttatttcagaaatgatatatctATATCTCTTGGTATTGGGACACAAATGATGAAACCTGTATACGGTTTGGTCTGTTTCGTCTGTCTGGATGGTGTCAGCGAGGGTCGGCATTCTGTTCTAATCTACAACCCCAGCAACCGAGAAAAGACATCGTGGACCAAAACAAGAAGTAAAATGAATGCGTTCGAAAGCGTCTTTCATGAGCTAGAAGCAGGTAAACAAAATTATCACAGGGCAAGAGGGCTTACTACCCAGCGCCTCATCAACTGTATGTTTGCATTTGGAATGGACCCAAGTACTAAGCAACATAAAGTGCTATTCATATATACTTTACTTTACAGATTAACATCTTCCAGTTCCCCCGTCTCTGATCATGTTAAAGTTATTTGCGATGTCATGACTGTAGGCGAGAATACTTGGAGAAAGGTTGATTATAACCACACCCAGCTCAACACTTCTAATGGTACACACCCCGTTCATGTGAATGGATCTATATATTGGATAATGTCACCAGGTAAGGATGAGGATAAAGTCATGATGGTATTTGAGGTTGGAAGCGAAACGTTTTGGGTGATTCCAATCCCTAATTTCATCCTTGATCGTCTCTTGTATTTGGATGAACTCACACCACTTGTGAATATATTAGTAGAAGTTGATGCACATTTAACTATACTTGTCACAGAAGGGGATGACTTGCTCAACTTGTGGATTTACAATGATAATGATGGGGTTACAGGTGCTAATTGGACTAAAGAAACAATCCAAATGCCTCGTCATTGGGATGAAATACACTACTTAGTTTTCAAAGCCATTACTGACACAGACTTGATGATCATAAAATTCTTACCAGGGCCGGGATGCTTAAAATACGAGAGGCACCAATTGCGCGAATGTCTCTATTATTATAAtcgaaaagagaagaaattttACAGAAATCAGTTTGAGATTTTATTAGATGATGGCGGATATAATGGCGCACATCATATTACAATTTTCTTTGAGACTCTATTGCCTGTTCAGAGACCATCCAACACACTGAAGAAATTGTTACTTGAGAAACAAAATATGGAAAATGAAAAGATCAACTGGTTCTTCTGATCTTCAGCGCCATCATCAGTTTGTTAACTACTACTCTTCTTTCATTTTTTACTTCCCCTGCAGTTTTCCAGCAATTTTTTCTGCTGATGTTGTAACTACTACTATGTAATTTTCCTTTTGcaacttaatatatatatatcttttggCTGAAGAAAAATTTGCTCATGGTGTACATGACCCAGGAAAAATGTAAATTATCTGTCTAACAAACCCACTGCAAAATCAACGATTTGGTGGTAGCATTTAAAGTTTGATGTCGGTCTTTCTTGATTTTACCTTCATATCAATCCATTTCTGTGTTTAATGTTGCTTCAAAAGTTGGGTATGAGTTTCAGAATGGCAGGGTTCAAGGCTGGGTGTCTTTTATTTAGAGGAACATAAGGGTCAAATTCTTGAATCTTGATTACCTTAGTTCTACATGGAACAGACTACAGCTAAAAGGGAAATTAGATTCAAACTTACTAGAATTGGTTGTGCAATGCAGGAGAAGAAACTTGTTTCTTCTGTCAATTTTCTCAGTTGGCTTTCGAGACATCAACCCATCTGCCTTCAGGTAGTTGAGTCACGTCAGACAAGTTTATCCCATCATGCCAACTGCAAAATACAAGCAATCAGATAGCTAAATTTCTGGATTCGGAATGGAGTAATACACGGATATGCTTTAAGTTTGTCGTTTACCTGTTCATGACTGGAAAGCAACTGGGAGGACGGGCGATGGAAATAACCACCAAGTGAGCCACAGCAGCAATAGCAATTTTCCCCTTTTTAACTATCAAAATTTGGGAGTTGGGAGCAGATAATCGATTTCATGGAAACCCTGTTGAGAGTAGCAAAGAGTTACTCAGCTGAACATTTCAAACTAATTTCAATAGGTGGTAGGCTAATAATTTTGAATATAGTTCTTTGATCACTAGTAAACATACCATAAAGCTGCAACATCTTGGCTACAAGCACAGTGAGCTTTCCTTGACCGAAACCGCTCAATGCTGTTCCTCGCTGATGCTGAGATATATCACATGGTAGGGCCTTGAAAACAATGGAAATAATACTATTGGTTCCACCCGTTAAAACTTCTTCAACTTCCCATACCTGAATATTTAACGACAATGTTTGTTCAGAAACATAGACCAGGACAAGGAAACTCATTtcttagtggtaacactttaaaATTCATTTGATTCAACAATCCTTACCTCAAAGCTTGAAATCCATTATCCTCCAGTGATTGAAAAAGTTCGACTGCTTCGTCAACTTTTTAGTTCAAGAACAGCCGTCCAACAATGCACTATATGTGGCTATGTTGAAGAGCTGTCCAGAAGATTCGATCTCAGTAAAGCAGTGTATTGTTCCATTGGAATAGTAGTCTTCAAAACTGCACATACATCCTTTTTGGGAACAAGTTCTCTTCCATCCATTTTATGAAGAAATTGCGTTGCCTTATCAACCTCCTGTTCATGAATAAAACCTGAAATGATGGTGTTATATGTGATGGCATCTGGTAAACAACCACTCTGTTCCATTTCCATAATAATTTTCTCAGCTTCAAATGGCCTTCCTTTCTTGCACAGGTTACTAATCAGTATGTTATATGTTCTAACATTCGGTGCTAATCCTTTATTAATGAGTTCAGTAAATAAGTTCCGCGTACTTACCGGTTTCCCAGACTTGAGCAACCCATCAATCAGTATATTATACATACAAATATCAGCTTCAAATCCATTATCCTCTAGCGCATTAAAAAGTTCGATTGCTTCGCCAACTTTTCGGTTCTTTAACAACCCATCCAACATTGCACTATACGTGGTTATGTTCAAGGGATGTTCAGAATATTCGATCTTATTAAACAAGTATATTGCATCTTCAACTTTCTTATTCAGGCATAATCCAGTTATCATCGTACTGTAAGTAAACTGGTCAGGTttcaaaccctttcttcccatcctGTCGAATAGTTGCATAGCTACATCCCATCTGTGAATACTGAAATACCCCTTCATCAGTGAATTATAAGTTACCACAGTAGGCTCCTCACCGGACCAGATCATTTGCTCAAAGACCTGATAAGCTTCTGTTATCCTCCCTTCTTTGCAGTAATAATTTAACAACACATTGAACGTAACTACACTTGGTGATATCCCTCGGTTCACTAATTGATTATAGTACTCCTTTGCTTCCGTCCACCGACCACACTTGCATAATCCATGAATCAAAGACGTACATGTGACAACATTCGCTGCAATTCCTCGATTAGACATCTCATCAAATATCCATAACGCTTCGTCTAACTGGCCAATACCGCAAAACCCATGAATCAAACAATTATAAGTAATCACATTAGGACTACACTTCCATTTCaccatcatcatcctcaaaaactCCACACCAATCCCAACTTCTCCAGTTCTACAAAGCCCACAGATCAGAGTATTAAACGTCACAGAATCAGGCCGAACCCCCTTCTCAGACATTATATCGAACACCTTAACCGCAACACGGATCTTTTTTTCTGCACAAAGCCCCTTAATCAGTGTATTGAAAGTGATTATATCAGAATTACACCCTCTCTTAAGCATT comes from Papaver somniferum cultivar HN1 chromosome 7, ASM357369v1, whole genome shotgun sequence and encodes:
- the LOC113300589 gene encoding putative pentatricopeptide repeat-containing protein At1g12700, mitochondrial isoform X1; the protein is MKLFRRIIIFSNHYSPLFLQSANFLRNYFTQETPFETYIKNQCKSGEIKNLDTAEVYFNDMISVNPLPSTETFNHLLTCVSKIKHCSAAVFVWYNLMNVVGVVPNIYTFNILINCCCRLSQIDYGFCLFGEMLKRGCNSDIITFNTLIKGLCAEKKIRVAVKVFDIMSEKGVRPDSVTFNTLICGLCRTGEVGIGVEFLRMMMVKWKCSPNVITYNCLIHGFCGIGQLDEALWIFDEMSNRGIAANVVTCTSLIHGLCKCGRWTEAKEYYNQLVNRGISPSVVTFNVLLNYYCKEGRITEAYQVFEQMIWSGEEPTVVTYNSLMKGYFSIHRWDVAMQLFDRMGRKGLKPDQFTYSTMITGLCLNKKVEDAIYLFNKIEYSEHPLNITTYSAMLDGLLKNRKVGEAIELFNALEDNGFEADICMYNILIDGLLKSGKPVSTRNLFTELINKGLAPNVRTYNILISNLCKKGRPFEAEKIIMEMEQSGCLPDAITYNTIISGFIHEQEVDKATQFLHKMDGRELVPKKDVCAVLKTTIPMEQYTALLRSNLLDSSST
- the LOC113300589 gene encoding putative pentatricopeptide repeat-containing protein At1g12700, mitochondrial isoform X2, which produces MKLFRRIIIFSNHYSPLFLQSANFLRNYFTQETPFETYIKNQCKSGEIKNLDTAEVYFNDMISVNPLPSTETFNHLLTCVSKIKHCSAAVFVWYNLMNVVGVVPNIYTFNILINCCCRLSQIDYGFCLFGEMLKRGCNSDIITFNTLIKGLCAEKKIRVAVKVFDIMSEKGVRPDSVTFNTLICGLCRTGEVGIGVEFLRMMMVKWKCSPNVITYNCLIHGFCGIGQLDEALWIFDEMSNRGIAANVVTCTSLIHGLCKCGRWTEAKEYYNQLVNRGISPSVVTFNVLLNYYCKEGRITEAYQVFEQMIWSGEEPTVVTYNSLMKGYFSIHRWDVAMQLFDRMGRKGLKPDQFTYSTMITGLCLNKKVEDAIYLFNKIEYSEHPLNITTYSAMLDGLLKNRKVGEAIELFNALEDNGFEADICMYNILIDGLLKSGKPVLFMNRRLIRQRNFFIKWMEENLFPKRMYVQF